The proteins below are encoded in one region of Flavobacterium sp. IMCC34852:
- a CDS encoding alpha-2-macroglobulin family protein — MKHIYTLILLISFSFGFSQDFKDDWKKVVQFELDGKIKSAHEVVNAIYLKAKRKKIQDQIIKCFFYQSKFIQVSEENYQTIVINNLTKEIKEAKNSEKALLNFIYVSILERFYQNHQYSINQRTTLQQSTPKDFKTWTSKDFQQEINAIYNGLLRDEKTLRATNIKKFASVFEISPYTDTKQLSVYDFLQNEVLNFRFKNLYAYETKKLEKISLEAFKKTSEFILFKTDTIKNLMLKKIIETYQHNEKYCLKNSNTDLAALQYNRMKRFSTYFDNPEYYITKISELEKTTNNAYLLQDIKMEKAKYYFMLTKKGSEKYFYPETLALIENVLNNTENPNAKSEAETLKEKILRKNITLNIPDQIYPNQNYRAFVEFKNIDTLKVSYYKIPLNLYKEINKNKYYSYNNRTIQVDRDSLILNYIKNHQAIKSSLKVLPHKTDHFEYSTEILMDNLDTGIYLLFFETINPFGYHNKIAYAYHTIQVSNLDYVEERNNAFDSFQVFNRKTGQPIEKAKVQNDNSTELTNKIGQINFKQLNHSPEDSYSELVFTKEKDTLFSSYNKTIKYDEEDKNFEAKIMVFFDRAIYRPGQKMYFKGFVLKNKNKIKSVVPFLTVHITINNAADDEVKTLDIQTNEFGSFNGEFDIPKNIITGEFYLTVEEPYDYEVDTKYYDAKEDEHSFWDYVNYNDYREFKFKVEEYKRPTFEITFDPIKDNFTIGDIVTISGNAKTLAGSNLNNAKVSYTISGSDWGKATQFSSEANNINDETSTDEKGNFKIVFPTALKEISTFEIENLFYAIAVSITDLNGETRTENFSVTVGNKMLKLNCIIPINLYLEETNSMDIKATTLNNYPINTKGTITFTEQIQKEFLIKRDHYPELPTMERKEFEALFPYEAYDAKDIEVNENQLHTISFDTEKESTIKLPFLKNFKPGKYKVTLEAKDKKGNLITNHSNFELLSKNKLASKKSLFSLNMVEGDKNYFVFEIQSVIPDLYVNSKMFSATKKIKESIVQLKNGVGLIKISKETNYSNDLQFHFSTLWENNFYADMINISKEEIEPKLDFEVLSMRNKIEPSSNENWSFIVKNSQLQAEVLASMYDTSLDQFATDNWTIEKFNNYARFATVSHPKYNWYNNTIRFENLYFNWKYYKTYVHEPRIDWFGFDFNSKNNYLNTQYLKKVGPNATIPKSAKTVYGVVTDDSGFPLPGASIQVKGTNRSSQTDFDGYYEIDVEKGETLQFNFVGFINVNIKFEKEKNINVTLNGESLELEGVVVVAQGFSTKKAYAATHSTTVVSSENLEYYVQTLQGQVAGLNITSGSGNVGNSASVVIRGLGSVSSNSEPLYIVDGRPISREDFLKLNPTEILNVSVLKDASATALYGSRAANGVIVLSTKTGVKELEQVKTRTNFNETAFFYPNLTTDEKGQIHFSFTTPESLTKWRLRLLAHNKKGQSGYFQSDIISQKDIMVMPNMPRFVREKDEINLSVKVVNLTMEEKLGNAILLLYDAATETPIDAIALNANNTRLFNCKPKQSVVINWKITIPEGVQGLRYKVIAKSGNMSDGEENILPVLTDKILVTESIPIWVKGNTKREFTLTNLKNNTSTTLQNHAFTFEYTSNPTWLSLQSLPYLMTYEHDCSEQTFGKYYANYLAEKIITINPKIEALFKKWQNNKFPESKLKLNEELKSIVLSETPWLMDTESEEAQNKRLALLMDLNTLKEDNEKTLKKVEERLLPSGGFSWFSGGNQNRYISQNIITGIGHLNKLFPNDSLRYKNILSKTIPYLDKVFMETYPKNVKIGRPSTANLDYLYTRSFFLKSYPMSKKCDSIAQLQLQYCKEDWLAYSLLEKGYLALTLNRFNEKDFAKKIIASLKETISNNEEIGMYWIENVSSYGWYDSNISTQALLIEAFAEIDKDKEIIDAMKVWLIKNKQTKNWPTTKSTAEAIYALLSQGTDWTSIKDNTKINIGEEKILTRKLAKKEDESETGYLKLQFNASEISPKTGTIIIENKTKAPGFGGAYWQYFESLENIKSDSTQTLSIDKKLFKKVKTTSGEQLVPVENETLKVGDLLTVRLTVSANNNLEFVHLKDLRASCLEPVDVLSKYEWRDGLDYYKSTKDIATNFFFDTLYKGTYILEYDLRVTNTGVFNNGISTLQSMYAPEFSTHSDNTKIIVTE; from the coding sequence ATGAAGCATATTTACACCCTCATTTTATTAATTAGTTTTTCCTTTGGTTTTTCTCAAGATTTTAAAGATGATTGGAAGAAAGTTGTCCAATTTGAACTCGACGGAAAAATAAAATCCGCTCATGAAGTAGTAAATGCTATTTATTTAAAAGCCAAACGCAAAAAAATACAAGATCAAATCATTAAATGTTTCTTTTACCAATCTAAGTTCATTCAAGTTAGTGAAGAAAACTATCAGACGATTGTAATAAACAATCTTACTAAAGAAATCAAAGAAGCAAAAAATTCCGAGAAAGCGTTACTTAACTTTATTTATGTATCTATTTTAGAGCGATTCTATCAAAATCACCAATACAGCATCAACCAGAGAACAACGTTACAACAGAGTACACCTAAAGACTTTAAAACATGGACTTCAAAGGATTTTCAGCAAGAGATAAATGCAATTTATAATGGTTTATTACGCGATGAAAAAACACTTCGAGCAACCAACATCAAAAAATTCGCGAGTGTTTTTGAAATTTCACCTTACACTGATACCAAGCAACTAAGTGTTTATGATTTTTTACAAAATGAAGTGCTAAATTTTCGATTCAAGAATTTGTATGCTTATGAAACTAAGAAACTCGAAAAAATAAGTCTCGAAGCATTTAAAAAAACATCAGAATTCATTCTATTCAAGACGGATACTATCAAAAATCTCATGTTGAAAAAGATTATCGAAACCTATCAACACAATGAAAAGTATTGTTTAAAAAACAGCAACACAGATCTTGCAGCCTTGCAGTACAACCGAATGAAAAGATTCAGCACCTATTTCGATAATCCCGAATATTATATAACTAAAATATCAGAATTAGAAAAAACCACAAACAACGCTTATCTGTTACAAGATATTAAAATGGAAAAGGCCAAATACTACTTTATGTTAACCAAGAAAGGAAGTGAAAAATACTTTTATCCCGAAACTTTGGCACTAATAGAAAATGTACTGAACAATACTGAAAATCCTAATGCTAAATCGGAAGCAGAAACTCTGAAAGAAAAAATTCTGCGCAAGAATATTACTTTAAATATACCCGATCAAATATATCCAAATCAAAACTACAGGGCGTTTGTAGAGTTTAAAAACATCGATACATTAAAAGTCTCCTATTACAAAATACCTCTAAATCTCTATAAAGAAATAAACAAAAACAAATACTACTCTTACAACAACAGAACCATTCAGGTTGATAGAGATTCATTAATATTGAACTACATTAAAAACCATCAGGCTATAAAGAGTTCCCTAAAAGTTTTACCTCATAAAACAGACCATTTTGAATACTCAACGGAAATCTTAATGGATAATTTAGACACCGGAATTTATTTATTGTTTTTTGAAACGATAAATCCCTTCGGCTACCATAATAAAATAGCTTATGCCTATCACACCATTCAAGTTTCAAATTTAGATTATGTAGAAGAGAGAAATAATGCTTTTGACAGTTTTCAAGTATTTAACAGAAAAACAGGACAACCCATTGAAAAAGCGAAGGTACAAAACGATAACTCGACTGAATTAACCAATAAGATTGGTCAAATTAACTTCAAACAGCTCAATCACAGCCCTGAGGACAGCTATAGCGAATTAGTATTTACCAAAGAAAAAGACACTCTTTTTAGCAGTTACAATAAAACCATAAAATACGACGAAGAAGACAAAAATTTTGAGGCGAAGATTATGGTGTTTTTTGACCGTGCCATTTATCGCCCGGGACAAAAAATGTATTTCAAAGGATTTGTCCTAAAAAACAAAAACAAAATTAAAAGTGTCGTTCCTTTCTTAACCGTACACATTACCATAAATAATGCAGCAGATGACGAAGTGAAAACTTTGGACATTCAAACCAATGAATTTGGGAGTTTTAACGGCGAATTTGACATTCCTAAAAACATTATTACCGGTGAATTTTATTTGACTGTGGAAGAACCTTATGATTATGAAGTTGATACCAAATATTATGATGCCAAAGAAGACGAACATAGCTTTTGGGATTATGTGAATTACAATGATTACAGAGAGTTTAAATTTAAAGTTGAGGAATATAAAAGACCGACTTTTGAAATTACTTTCGACCCTATCAAAGACAATTTCACCATAGGAGACATTGTTACTATTAGCGGAAATGCTAAAACTTTAGCAGGCTCCAATCTAAACAATGCCAAAGTAAGCTATACGATTTCCGGCAGTGATTGGGGTAAAGCAACACAATTCAGTAGTGAAGCCAATAACATTAATGACGAAACCTCAACTGATGAAAAGGGTAATTTCAAAATAGTATTCCCAACTGCCCTTAAAGAAATATCAACCTTTGAAATCGAAAATCTATTTTACGCTATCGCGGTTAGCATTACCGATTTAAACGGTGAAACCAGAACAGAAAATTTCTCTGTAACAGTTGGAAATAAAATGCTCAAATTGAACTGTATTATTCCGATTAATCTATATCTGGAAGAAACTAATTCAATGGATATAAAAGCCACAACGCTCAATAACTATCCCATAAACACAAAGGGCACCATAACCTTCACTGAGCAAATTCAAAAAGAATTCTTGATAAAAAGAGACCACTATCCTGAGTTGCCAACAATGGAACGAAAAGAATTCGAGGCTTTATTCCCTTATGAAGCTTACGATGCCAAAGACATTGAAGTTAATGAAAATCAATTGCATACTATTTCTTTTGACACTGAAAAAGAATCAACAATTAAATTGCCTTTTCTCAAAAATTTTAAACCCGGAAAATACAAAGTTACTTTGGAAGCCAAAGACAAAAAAGGAAACTTAATCACCAATCACAGTAACTTTGAATTGTTATCTAAAAACAAATTAGCCTCTAAAAAAAGCTTGTTTTCTCTTAACATGGTTGAAGGCGATAAAAACTATTTTGTTTTCGAAATACAATCAGTAATTCCGGATTTATATGTTAACTCGAAAATGTTTTCAGCCACCAAAAAAATAAAAGAAAGTATTGTCCAACTAAAAAACGGGGTTGGTTTGATAAAAATTTCAAAAGAAACCAATTACAGCAACGACCTTCAATTTCATTTCTCTACGCTTTGGGAAAATAATTTCTATGCTGACATGATTAACATCAGTAAAGAAGAAATTGAACCTAAACTCGACTTTGAAGTACTAAGTATGCGCAACAAAATTGAACCAAGCAGCAACGAGAATTGGTCTTTCATCGTTAAAAACAGCCAACTACAAGCCGAAGTTTTAGCCAGTATGTATGATACTTCTTTAGATCAGTTCGCTACCGATAACTGGACTATTGAAAAGTTCAACAACTATGCTCGATTTGCCACGGTTAGTCATCCCAAATACAATTGGTATAACAACACTATTCGTTTCGAGAATTTATATTTCAATTGGAAATATTACAAAACCTATGTTCATGAACCCAGAATTGATTGGTTTGGTTTCGACTTTAATTCAAAAAACAATTATTTAAACACCCAATACCTCAAAAAAGTTGGTCCTAATGCCACTATACCCAAAAGCGCCAAAACTGTCTACGGCGTTGTAACGGACGACTCAGGTTTTCCATTGCCCGGTGCAAGTATCCAGGTAAAAGGAACTAACCGTAGTTCACAAACCGACTTTGACGGTTACTATGAAATAGATGTGGAAAAAGGCGAAACATTACAATTTAATTTTGTTGGATTTATAAATGTCAATATCAAATTTGAAAAAGAAAAGAACATCAACGTTACCCTAAATGGCGAATCCCTTGAATTGGAAGGCGTGGTGGTGGTTGCACAGGGCTTCTCAACAAAGAAAGCTTACGCAGCCACACATTCAACCACAGTAGTTAGTTCTGAAAACCTAGAATATTATGTTCAAACTCTTCAAGGCCAAGTAGCCGGTTTAAATATAACCTCCGGCTCCGGTAATGTTGGCAATAGCGCTTCTGTGGTTATTCGCGGCTTAGGTTCAGTGAGCAGTAATTCAGAACCTTTATACATTGTAGATGGTAGGCCAATTTCAAGAGAAGATTTTTTAAAATTAAATCCTACCGAAATTTTAAATGTCTCTGTTTTAAAAGATGCATCAGCTACTGCCCTATATGGTTCACGCGCGGCTAATGGCGTTATTGTCTTGTCTACAAAAACCGGTGTGAAAGAATTAGAACAAGTAAAAACGAGAACTAATTTTAATGAAACCGCCTTTTTTTATCCGAATCTGACCACCGATGAGAAAGGACAAATCCATTTTAGTTTCACCACACCCGAATCGTTGACCAAATGGAGATTGCGATTGCTCGCGCATAACAAAAAAGGTCAATCCGGCTATTTTCAAAGTGATATCATTTCACAAAAAGATATTATGGTAATGCCTAATATGCCTCGCTTTGTAAGAGAAAAAGACGAGATAAACTTGTCCGTAAAAGTGGTCAATCTTACTATGGAAGAAAAGTTGGGGAACGCCATCCTATTGTTATATGATGCTGCAACCGAAACTCCTATTGATGCTATTGCCTTAAACGCCAACAACACCCGATTGTTCAATTGCAAACCCAAACAAAGTGTGGTAATCAATTGGAAAATTACCATACCGGAAGGCGTTCAAGGATTGCGATATAAAGTGATAGCCAAATCAGGCAATATGAGTGACGGAGAGGAAAATATACTCCCGGTACTGACCGATAAAATATTAGTAACCGAAAGCATCCCGATTTGGGTAAAAGGAAATACTAAAAGAGAGTTTACGTTGACCAACTTAAAAAACAACACCTCAACAACATTGCAAAACCATGCTTTCACTTTTGAATACACCTCAAATCCGACATGGTTGTCGTTGCAATCATTGCCCTATCTGATGACATATGAACACGATTGTTCAGAACAAACTTTTGGCAAATACTACGCTAATTATTTGGCCGAAAAAATCATCACCATTAATCCTAAAATAGAAGCTCTTTTTAAAAAATGGCAAAATAATAAGTTTCCGGAATCCAAATTAAAACTCAACGAAGAGTTGAAATCCATAGTACTTTCGGAAACTCCGTGGTTGATGGACACCGAAAGTGAAGAAGCTCAAAACAAGCGATTAGCATTGCTGATGGACTTAAACACATTAAAAGAAGACAATGAAAAAACACTAAAAAAAGTAGAAGAAAGACTTTTACCTTCGGGAGGATTTTCATGGTTTAGCGGCGGAAATCAAAACCGATACATTTCTCAAAACATAATCACAGGTATTGGCCATTTGAACAAACTATTTCCGAATGACAGCTTGAGATATAAAAACATTCTCTCGAAAACCATTCCTTATTTAGATAAAGTTTTTATGGAGACTTATCCCAAAAACGTAAAAATCGGCAGACCAAGTACAGCCAATTTGGACTATTTATATACCCGAAGTTTTTTTCTGAAAAGTTATCCAATGTCTAAAAAATGTGATTCTATTGCCCAACTGCAATTGCAGTATTGCAAAGAGGATTGGTTAGCTTATTCTCTCCTGGAAAAAGGATATTTGGCGCTGACTTTAAATCGATTTAATGAAAAAGATTTTGCCAAAAAAATCATTGCAAGTTTAAAAGAAACCATTTCCAACAACGAAGAAATTGGAATGTATTGGATTGAAAATGTTTCCAGTTACGGATGGTATGACTCCAACATCAGCACGCAAGCTTTATTAATTGAAGCTTTTGCCGAAATTGACAAAGACAAAGAAATCATTGATGCCATGAAAGTGTGGCTTATCAAAAACAAACAAACCAAAAATTGGCCCACGACCAAGTCAACTGCCGAGGCTATCTATGCTCTGCTCAGCCAAGGCACCGATTGGACATCTATCAAGGATAATACTAAAATTAATATTGGAGAGGAAAAAATCTTAACTCGAAAACTAGCAAAAAAAGAAGATGAGTCGGAAACCGGTTATCTCAAACTACAATTCAATGCTTCTGAGATAAGTCCGAAAACAGGAACAATTATCATTGAAAACAAAACTAAAGCACCCGGTTTTGGCGGAGCGTATTGGCAATATTTTGAATCCTTAGAAAATATCAAATCTGATTCAACACAAACTTTATCTATTGATAAAAAACTGTTCAAAAAAGTCAAAACTACTTCCGGAGAACAACTCGTTCCTGTGGAAAATGAAACTTTGAAAGTGGGTGATTTATTGACCGTGAGATTGACAGTCAGCGCCAATAACAATCTTGAGTTTGTGCATCTGAAAGACTTGAGAGCCTCTTGCTTGGAACCGGTTGATGTTTTGTCAAAATACGAATGGCGAGATGGTCTGGATTATTACAAAAGCACTAAAGACATTGCCACCAATTTCTTTTTCGACACACTTTATAAAGGCACTTATATTTTAGAATATGATTTGAGAGTCACCAATACCGGTGTCTTCAACAATGGAATTTCCACACTGCAAAGTATGTATGCTCCCGAATTCAGTACGCATTCCGATAATACCAAGATTATTGTTACAGAATAA